The Vicinamibacterales bacterium genome includes the window GGGTTGGCGGTGACGAGATCGCCCGTGAGTCCGAGTTCCTCGACCAGCGCCATCGTTTCGGGTTCGCGATCAAGGAACCCGTTCGGTCCGGTCTCGATCAGCCAGTCCCCGTCGTCGATGGTTCGGGCGTGGCCCCCGGCCTCAGTTGCCGACTCGATGAGCAACACATCGACGGCGGCGCCCTGCCGCGCCGCTTCAGCCTCGAGCGTGAATGCCAAGGTGAGGCCGGCAATGCCGCCACCGGCCACGATTACGCGTGGTGTCGTCATACGGTGCGGCTGAAGACCGGCTTGGGACCTTCGGTCCTGGCCCGGAGATACCGATCGAAGACCATGCACACGTTCCTGACAAACAGCCGGCCGAGCGGCGTGACGTCGATCGACGCGTCGCCGACGGCGACCAGGCCATCTGTGGACGGCGACTCGGGAGCGGTCAGCTCCCGCAACTCCGCGGCGAAGTAGTTTGAGAAATCGATGCCAAAATCGGCTTCGATCTGCCTGATGTCAACCCGGAAGGTACACATCAGCCCGGCGATCACCTGCCGGCGGACCAGGTCATCGGCCGACAATTCGTAGCCCCGGGCAATAGCGAAGCGCCCGGCGCCGACCGCGGCGTAGTACTCCGGCAGCTTCTTCGTGTTCTGCACGAAGGCGCCGTGGACCTCGCCGATGCCCGAGACCCCGACCGCCACCATGTCCGGCGTCTTCTGAACCGTGTAGCCCATGAAGTTGCGATGCAGGTCGCCACGTTCGACGGCCTGGCCGAGGTCGTCGGCCGGCAGCGCGAAGTGGTCCATGCCGATCTGGCGGTAACCGGCGCCGACGAAGGCGTCGATGGTCAGGGCCAGCAGTTCGAGCTTGAGCCGCGCCGAGGGCATCTCCTCGTTCGCCAGCGTCTTCATGTGCGCGCGCATCCAGGGCACGAACGCGAACGAATACGCCGCCACGCGATCCGGCCTCAGGGCCACCGTCAGTTCCAGCGTGCGCCGAAAGCTGTCCACGGTCTGCAGCGGCAGGCCGTAAATCAGGTCCACGTTGACCGACGAGAAACCCGCGGCCCGCGCCTCGACGATCTGGCTGCGGGTCAGTTCGTGGCTCTGCTCGCGGTTGATGGCGTGCTGGACTTCCGGCGAGAAGTCCTGGACGCCCATCGACAGCCGGTTGAAGCCGAGGGCCCGCAACCTGCGAAGGTGAACGACGCTGGTGACGCGGGGGTCGATCTCGATGCCGAGCTCGGCGTCGGCCGTGAACGTGAAGTGGCGATGAATGCGATCGAAGACGCGAGCGAGCTGATCGGCCTCGTAGTACGTCGGGGTGCCGCCGCCCCAGTGCATTTGCGACACCGCGCGGCGGCGAGGCAGCTCCGCCGCCAGCAGATCGATCTCCTGGTCGAGCGCGTCCAGGTAGCCGGCCGCCACGTCGCGGTGGCTGGTGATGATGACGTTGCAGCCACAGAACGCGCAGCGCGCTTCGCAAAACGGCAGATGCGCGTACAGCGACAGCGGGTGCTGCGCATCGGCGTCAACCCTGGCCAGCCGCTCCCGATAGTGCGAGTCGCCGACGCCCTCGTGAAATTCCACGGCGGTCGGGTACGAGGTGTAGCGCGGGCCGGGACGATCGTAACGCTCCAGCAGCGCCAGGGTGGAGGGCGCGGCGCCGATCAGGTCGCGCATGATGCCTCGGTGACGGCAAAGCAGTGCACTTCCTCGATCAACGCCTCGACCGACGCGATCGGCGTCTCGGGGAGGATGCCGTGCCCCAGGTTCATGATGTGGCCCGGGCGGCCGGCCATCCGCCGCAGTACGTCGGCAGCGCGTGCGCGCACCACCGCCGGGTCGGCGAAGAGGGCGTGCGGATCCAGGTTGCCCTGCAGCGCGACGGCCGGCCCGACGCGGGCCGCGACGTGATCGATCGGCGTCCGCCAGCACACGCCAAGCACCTCGGCGCCGGCCGACGCCGCCGCTTCGATCAGGTGGGGCGCGCCGTTGACGAAATAGATGATCGGCACGCCGAGGCTCCGCACGCCATCGATAATCTGCTTCACGTAGGGCAGCGCGAATCGATCGTAGTCGGCCGCGCCGAGGATGCCCGCCCACGAGTCGAAGATCTGGACCGCCTGCACCCCCGCCTCCACTTGCATCCGCAGGTAGTCCACCATGGCGGCCGCCAGTTTTTCGAGCAAGGCTTCAAGGGTCGCCGGTTCGGCGAACATCATCCGCTTGACGGCACCGAACCCCTCCTTGCCTTCGCCTTGCACGAGGTACGCCGCCAGCGTGAACGGCGCTCCACAGAACCCGATCAGCGGCACCTTGCCCTCGAGTTCGCGCCGCAGCAGGCGGACCGCGTCGGCCACGAACGGCACCACCTCGGCGGCCGGTTGCGCTTCGAGCGCGTCCACCTGGGCTCGCGACCGAATCGGATCCGCGATCTTCGGCCCCGGTGAGAACGTCATGCGGATGCCGAACGCGTCGAGCGGCAGCAGGATGTCCGAGAAGAGGATCGCCGCATCCAGCGGAAACCGCCGCAACGGCTGCAGCGTCACCTCCGCGGCGAGTTCCGGGGTCCGGCACAGGGTCAGAAACTCGACGCGGCTGCGCAGTTCGCGGTATTCCGGCAGGTAGCGGCCGGCCTGGCGCATGATCCACAGCGGCGTCCGGTCCACGGGCTGCCGCCGGCAGGCGCGCAGGAATCGGTCGTTCATCGGGTCATCTCCCGGAAGGTCATGCGGGCGGCCTCGACGGTTTGCGCGATCGCTGCCTGGTCGTGCGCCATCGAAACGAAGGCCGACTCAAACGGCGACGGTGGCAGCAGCACGCCGCGGGCGAGCATGCCTCGGAAGAAGGTGGCGTACGCCTCGCGGTCGACCCCTGCCGCGTCCGCCCAGGACCGCACCGGACCACCCGAGAAGAACAGGGTCCACATCGACCCCACGCGCTGAACGAGCGCGGCCACGCCTGCGGCGGCAATCGCCTGCCGTAGCGACGACTCGAGCGCTTCCCCCGTGCGCTCCAGGCCCTCGTAGAGATCCGGCGTGGCATCGATGGCCTCGAACGCCGCCAGTCCCGCCGCCACCGCAAGCGGATGCGCGGCATAGGTTCCTGCCTGATAGACCGGTCCGGCGGGAGCCACCAGGTTCATCAGCTCTCGCCGGCCGCCGAACGCCGCCAGCGGTAGCCCGCCGCCGGCCACCTTGCCAAGCGTGATCAGATCCGGTGTCACGCCGAAGCGCGCGGCGGCGCCGCCGCGGGCGACCCGGAACCCGGTCATCACCTCATCGAAGATCAGCACGGCACCGTGCCGCGTGCAACGCTCGCGTAAGGCGTGCAGGAATCCCGCGGCTGGGGGCACGCAGCCCATGTTGCCCATCACCGGCTCCACGATCAGCGCGGCGATCTCGCCGGGGTAACGGTCGAAGCAGCGGTCGACGCTGGCCAGGTCGTTGAACTCGGCCACCACCGTGTCGGCGGCGGTGCCGGCGGTCACGCCTGGCGAATCCGGAACACCGATCGTGGCCGCGCCGGAGCCGGCACTGACCAGGAACATGTCGGCGTGGCCGTGGTATCCCCCCGCGAACTTGATGAGGCGCGGGCGGCTGGTCGCGGCCCGCGCCACGCGCACGGCGCTCATCGTCGCTTCCGTGCCGGTCACCACCAGGCGGACCATCTCGCAACCCGGCACGCGCGCGGTGATGCGCTCGGACAGCTCAACTTCCGGCGAAGACGCCAGGCCGAAGACGACGCCGCGGGCCACCGCATCGACAATGGCCTTGGCGATCGCCGGGTGGTCGTGGCCCAGCAAGGCCGGGCCCCACCCTCCGATCCAATCCACGAAACGGCGCCCGTCCAGGTCTGTGACATGGGCGCCATGCGCCTCGGCGATCGCCAGCGGCTGCATACCCATGGCCTTGAACGCCCGCACCGGCGAGTGCACGCCGCCCGGCGAGATGCGCAGCGCCCTCGCCTCCCATTCGATCGCGATCGGCGATGCGCCGATCACGATGCCCTGCCCGACAGCGCGATGGCCAGCGGCTTAGCGAAATAGGTGATCAGGATGGTGGCGCCGGCCCGCCGCAAGCTCACAGCCGTCTCGAACATCGCGCGATCCAGGTCAAGCCAGCCGCGGTCCGCGGCGGCGTGCATCATCGCGAACTCCCCAGACACCTGGTAGGCCACCACCGGCACGTTCACGCACTCGCGCACGGCGCGGATCACATCCAGATACGGCAAGCCTGGCTTCACCATCACCATGTCCGCGCCCTCCTCAACATCCGCCATTGCCTCGCGCAGCGC containing:
- the hemN gene encoding oxygen-independent coproporphyrinogen III oxidase; protein product: MRDLIGAAPSTLALLERYDRPGPRYTSYPTAVEFHEGVGDSHYRERLARVDADAQHPLSLYAHLPFCEARCAFCGCNVIITSHRDVAAGYLDALDQEIDLLAAELPRRRAVSQMHWGGGTPTYYEADQLARVFDRIHRHFTFTADAELGIEIDPRVTSVVHLRRLRALGFNRLSMGVQDFSPEVQHAINREQSHELTRSQIVEARAAGFSSVNVDLIYGLPLQTVDSFRRTLELTVALRPDRVAAYSFAFVPWMRAHMKTLANEEMPSARLKLELLALTIDAFVGAGYRQIGMDHFALPADDLGQAVERGDLHRNFMGYTVQKTPDMVAVGVSGIGEVHGAFVQNTKKLPEYYAAVGAGRFAIARGYELSADDLVRRQVIAGLMCTFRVDIRQIEADFGIDFSNYFAAELRELTAPESPSTDGLVAVGDASIDVTPLGRLFVRNVCMVFDRYLRARTEGPKPVFSRTV
- the hemE gene encoding uroporphyrinogen decarboxylase, which codes for MNDRFLRACRRQPVDRTPLWIMRQAGRYLPEYRELRSRVEFLTLCRTPELAAEVTLQPLRRFPLDAAILFSDILLPLDAFGIRMTFSPGPKIADPIRSRAQVDALEAQPAAEVVPFVADAVRLLRRELEGKVPLIGFCGAPFTLAAYLVQGEGKEGFGAVKRMMFAEPATLEALLEKLAAAMVDYLRMQVEAGVQAVQIFDSWAGILGAADYDRFALPYVKQIIDGVRSLGVPIIYFVNGAPHLIEAAASAGAEVLGVCWRTPIDHVAARVGPAVALQGNLDPHALFADPAVVRARAADVLRRMAGRPGHIMNLGHGILPETPIASVEALIEEVHCFAVTEASCAT
- the hemL gene encoding glutamate-1-semialdehyde 2,1-aminomutase is translated as MIGASPIAIEWEARALRISPGGVHSPVRAFKAMGMQPLAIAEAHGAHVTDLDGRRFVDWIGGWGPALLGHDHPAIAKAIVDAVARGVVFGLASSPEVELSERITARVPGCEMVRLVVTGTEATMSAVRVARAATSRPRLIKFAGGYHGHADMFLVSAGSGAATIGVPDSPGVTAGTAADTVVAEFNDLASVDRCFDRYPGEIAALIVEPVMGNMGCVPPAAGFLHALRERCTRHGAVLIFDEVMTGFRVARGGAAARFGVTPDLITLGKVAGGGLPLAAFGGRRELMNLVAPAGPVYQAGTYAAHPLAVAAGLAAFEAIDATPDLYEGLERTGEALESSLRQAIAAAGVAALVQRVGSMWTLFFSGGPVRSWADAAGVDREAYATFFRGMLARGVLLPPSPFESAFVSMAHDQAAIAQTVEAARMTFREMTR